A single region of the Leptodactylus fuscus isolate aLepFus1 chromosome 5, aLepFus1.hap2, whole genome shotgun sequence genome encodes:
- the FAXDC2 gene encoding fatty acid hydroxylase domain-containing protein 2: MGKNEPTALRERRHQDGHIWDSVKKTAFVLGTGLLTFAAFRNTVTWHLQRFWGASGDFWQALWGRLYNYFGGSELALYCLGAMIIPSLSFWAYNAVLMAIDLTGKPNFLTRYRIQPGKNDPVDPKKLKHAVKVVLFNQIFLSFPMVLLMYPFMKWRGNPCGTELPTFHWVLLELSVFVLVEEILFYYSHRLFHHPSIYKHIHKQHHEWTAPVGVVSLYAHPVEHVLSNMLPSMAGPMLMGSHVTTIMLWFCIALVTTTISHCGYHLPFLPSPEFHDFHHLKFNQCYGVLGVFDRLHGTDLIFKQTKAYDRHILLLNFTPLTQSIPEPPKRTE; encoded by the exons ATGGGCAAAAATGAACCCACTGCCCTCCGAGAACGCAGGCACCAG GATGGTCACATTTGGGACTCCGTGAAGAAAACCGCCTTTGTATTGGGTACTGGGCTTCTTACCTTTGCTGCTTTCAGGAACACAGTCACATG GCATCTACAACGTTTTTGGGGTGCATCTGGCGATTTTTGGCAAGCACTATGGGGAAGGCTATACAACTATTTTGGGGGCAGTGAATTGGCTTTATACTGTTTAG GGGCCATGATCATTCCCTCTCTATCCTTTTGGGCATACAATGCAGTCCTGATGGCGATTGATCTGACTGGAAAACCAAACTTTCTAACTCGGTATAGAATTCAGCCTGGAAAGAATGATCCA GTGGATCCAAAAAAGCTTAAACATGCGGTGAAGGTTGTCTTATTTAACCAGATTTTCCTCTCCTTTCCTATGGTCCTCCTCATGTATCCATTCATGAAGTGGCGTGGTAACCCTTGTGGTACAGAGTTGCCCACGTTTCACTGGGTTTTACTGGAGCTCTCGGTTTTTGTGCTGGTAGAAGAAATCCTTTTCTATTATTCACACAG ATTGTTCCATCACCCAAGCATTTACAAACATATCCACAAACAGCACCATGAGTGGACTGCCCCTGTAGGAGTGGTGTCACTGTATGCTCATCCGGTGGAGCATGTT CTTTCCAACATGTTACCGTCCATGGCGGGACCAATGCTGATGGGATCCCATGTAACTACCATCATGCTATGGTTTTGTATTGCCCTGGTTACCACCACCATCTCACATTGCGGCTACCACCTGCCCTTCCTGCCTTCCCCAGAGTTTCATGACTTCCATCATCTCAA ATTTAACCAATGTTATGGAGTACTGGGTGTTTTTGACCGACTACACGGGACTGATCTGATATTCAAGCAAACCAAGGCCTACGACAGACACATCTTACTACTGAACTTCACCCCTCTGACTCAAAGCATTCCTGAACCTCCCAAGAGAACAGAGTAA